A DNA window from Daucus carota subsp. sativus chromosome 3, DH1 v3.0, whole genome shotgun sequence contains the following coding sequences:
- the LOC135151366 gene encoding protein FAR-RED IMPAIRED RESPONSE 1-like, translating into MANKNAESSEQKVPHVESSDSEQSYRDSDSETSESDEDDEEEINIEVEREYPKVAAPKVSILPTGAKLWTPSCDEIYKPRTSQHFPTLEDAFLFYREYGRQGGFDVRKSGQKSNRKGNVVSKVMQCNCGGNPTPGKQKSIDDMDAGSSQGRRTTSRRCWCEARIVLKAAGQRGFVVMSFVEEHNHPLAEGVESMFLRCNRNVSKSHQNLIMDCSRVKIGATRAYNLAKEMVGAYENVGATCSDFKNFARDVKLGIGEHDACMILDKFKTRTKAEDNKFFFDYKMDREGHLTGLFWTDAIGQANYEIFGDIVSFDPTFRTNKYNMVFVPFTGVDNHWKNVTFGASLIAKEDYKNFKWLINTFKHAMGRAPTCVITDQCPAIKKAIQINWTATKHRLCMWHIMNKLPSQIGPKRATDKVFMGKLKSVIYSENSSPIQFEEGWDAVISEYVKGICSAYLYLKRYNSIQIRKLSK; encoded by the exons ATGGCTAATAAGAATGCCGAATCAA GTGAGCAAAAAGTCCCCCACGTCGAAAGTTCAGACTCTGAACAATCATATAGAGATTCCGATTCTGAAACATCTGAAagtgatgaggatgatgaagagGAGATCAATATAGAAGTTGAACGTGAATACCCCAAAGTGGCAGCTCCAAAAGTTTCCATATTGCCTACTGGAGCCAAATTATGGACTCCATCATGTGACGAGATTTATAAACCACGAACAAGCCAGCATTTTCCAACCCTAGAAGATGCATTTCTTTTTTATCGGGAATATGGCAGGCAAGGTGGTTTTGATGTTCGTAAGTCTGGTCAAAAATCCAACAGAAAGGGTAATGTTGTTTCCAAAGTCATGCAGTGTAATTGTGGTGGCAATCCAACTCCGGGCAAACAAAAGTCTATAGATGATATGGATGCCGGTAGTTCTCAAGGCAGGAGAACAACGTCGCGTAGATGTTGGTGTGAAGCTCGAATTGTGCTTAAAGCCGCAGGGCAACGTGGATTTGTTGTAATGAGTTTTGTGGAGGAGCATAACCATCCTCTAGCAGAAGGGGTTGAAAGTATGTTTTTGAGATGTAATCGTAACGTATCCAAAAGTCATCAGAATTTGATTATGGATTGCTCTCGAGTGAAGATTGGTGCAACAAGAGCTTACAATTTAGCCAAAGAGATGGTTGGTGCTTACGAGAATGTTGGTGCAACTTGCTCAGACTTCAAGAATTTTGCACGTGATGTTAAGCTTGGCATTGGTGAGCACGATGCTTGTATGATACTTGACAAGTTCAAAACGAGAACGAAGGCAGAAGATAATAAGTTTTTCTTTGACTACAAGATGGATCGAGAGGGTCATCTTACTGGCCTTTTCTGGACGGATGCAATAGGGCAAGCTAATTATGAGATTTTCGGTGACATTGTCTCCTTTGATCCTACGTTCCGTACTAACAA ATATAATATGGTTTTTGTCCCCTTCACCGGGGTTGATAATCATTGGAAGAACGTAACTTTTGGGGCGTCTTTGATTGCAAAAGAGgattataagaattttaaatgGTTGATTAATACCTTCAAACATGCAATGGGGCGTGCACCAACGTGTGTGATAACAGATCAGTGTCCTGCAATTAAAAAGGCAATTCAGATTAATTGGACTGCTACAAAACACAGATTATGCATGTGGCATATAATGAATAAGCTACCATCTCAG ATTGGTCCGAAGCGTGCTACTGATAAAGTTTTTATGGGCAAATTGAAGTCTgtgatttattcagaaaactcTTCACCTATACAATTTGAGGAAGGATGGGATGCGGTTATATCAGAATacgtgaaaggcatatgttcagcctatttgtatttaaagaggtacaactcaattcagataagaaagctcagtaaatag